From the genome of Athalia rosae chromosome 3, iyAthRosa1.1, whole genome shotgun sequence:
ACATTGATTACAGAGCAACACTTGAAAATTCATCTAGTATTTCGGTGAGGAAGGAAAGtgatgattagaaaaaataatcaggcGCCACATTGATAGAGGGTTGTATAATGATGTGGTTTACAATTAGTCTAGATAGCCTCATAAAGCAATAGTTGGTCTGATTAACGAAAATTCAGGTGAACGAATACAGCAGAGATGGGTATTCGCGATAATGGGATTTCTAGCGTTGATAAACGCGTATACGATGCGCGTATGTTTATCAGTTGCGATAACGGAGATGGTTATAAACACCGGTGCTTCAAATCCTAATGATGATTCCTGCAGTTCCGTTGCAACGATCCTTCCGAATACCACGTCAATCGACGCAACGTCCGATACCTCATCGTCATCTTCCTCTCGCTCATCCTTGCCTCTTTATGACTGGGACGAAAAGCTTCAGGCAAGGAGATTCAAGTGACTATAAAAATGCCGAGATtagaaatgagagagagaaatagaaaaaaacatttcattattCCGCCAGGGTATGATCCTCTCGAGTTTCTACTGGGGTTACGTCCTGACGCAAGTACCGGGTGGTCTACTCGCCGAAAAATTTGGCGGCAAGCATACCCTTGGTCTGGGTATTCTATCGACCGCAATCTTCACTCTACTCACACCGATCGCAGTCGCTAGGGGTGGCCCGACCGCTCTGATAGTGCTTAGAATTTTAATGGGCCTTGGAGAAGGGACGACGTTTCCATCGATGAATCATCTCGTCGCCCAATGGGCTCCGCCGTCCGAAAGATCGAAAATCGGCTCACTGGTTTTCGCCGGTACAGTGGCTGGTACCGTCACCGGAAATGCACTTTCCGGTATCCTGATACACTCCTACGGTTGGACGTCGGTGTTCTACTTTTTCGGTAGCCTCGGAGTGATCTGGTTCACGGTTTTCTCCCTCGTTTGCTACAGCAGCCCCTACGAGCATCCGTTCATTtcggcgaaagagaaaaaatacctAACCGACTCCATGAGCGTTCATACTCACAGAAATATACCTCCCACACCGTGGaaacatattttcaaatcgatacCGCTTTGGGCATTGACCGTCGCCTTCGTCGGACAGGATTGGGGTACTTTTACCCTGACTTCTGACCTTCCGAAGTACATGCACAGCGTATTGAAATTCTCCGTAAAAGCGAACGGTATTCTGTCGGCACTGCCGTCTTTGTTCATGTGGTTAGTTAGCATGCTATCTTCCTGGATCGCAGATTGGATGATAAACCGCGATTTTATGTCAAGGACGAACGTGAGGCGTATGTTTACCACCGTAGGTTTCATGGGGGCGGCCATTTTTATAATATCGGCATCATACGCCGGGTGTAACCGCACTTTGGtcgtaattttattcgtcatcgCCATGGCAACAAATGGTACCGTCTATCCCGGAATGAAGGTGAACGCTCTTGACCTGAGCCCAAATTATTCAGGGACAATTTTGGCTCTGGCTAATGGAATTGGCGCTTTATCGGGAATAGCGACACCGTACGTAGTCGGCGTTTTAACGCCCGATCAAACCGCCGAAGAGTGGAGGATCGTATTTTGGATCGTGTTCGTTTTTTACGCAATAACAAATCTAATTTACTTATTATACGCGAGCGGAGATGTTCAGAAATGGAATGACCCGGATTTTCtgataaaaagtaaattggATCAGGAAAGCAACAAAGGGTGCAATAACGCAAATAACAAACAGACTCCAATCAGCAATTATCAGTTGAGAAGATTATCCgttcattgaataaattgaaattcgcTATCTTCAATATCATTTCTTTTGTTGTCGctgtttcatcttttttctagTCTTACTTTATTGTCCATAAGAATCAATCGAGGGCATAAATAATTAAGTCGTGCGTCTCGCAATGTTCATTTTTGCTCGATATACTGAACCAACATGCGAAAGATAAAAACATCATTTCTCAACGAGTCATTCGTCTATTGAATGTTCGGTCTATGCATCGGATTTTTGTtagaatttctattttttatttattcataatatttTCGGAAACGAGGTCTTTTACGCCAAGCGTTGCAGCCTcattgtttcaaaaaaaaaaaaaaaaaacagctgtTCGTGTCCATAAAGAAATGGTAATTCAGAATATCGGAATCTCCCGGAGAATTCTcgatgaaagaaacaaaataattaacataCCGTAGTAATATGCATATCAGGTACACACGTTTATTTGGACGTTATATTTTCTCGTAAATCGGCATCTCGTTTCTACTTGTATATGTTTCTAAATTTTACGCCTagagtataggtatgtatcaaCTAAAAAACTCACTTTGTCTACACACCTCACACTCTCATCAACTACAATTTTAGAATAGTCGGGGAGGTTCCGATAAGACCATTAAGTAGGCAAAGCTCTAGCGCAAGAATCAGTCGCACTAACGTCATTCAGGTGCATCAGACGATCCGGCATTTCGGAATTTCTTCATTCCATTCATTCctctaaaattttcattttcaataatcACATTTCATCTCGTTCGAAATCAGTGTGCCCATTATTTACCCATGTCTTTTTGGAAATCCCTTTGTGAgtacctaaaaaaaaaaaaggaaaaatttcaaaaaccaaaaattgaaagttttcttcCTATCCAGATTTCATCGAATTCGGCAAAGTCGCGCGAAGTCTCGATATCTGCTCTAATTTTGtggtctttgattttttttcctttcattgcTCATTTTTTCGTACTTATCTCGTTACCATAGTAAGTAGTCGCGTGACTATAGGCTATGGGACAAAATGTTTTTTTGataagataaaatataaacagt
Proteins encoded in this window:
- the LOC110117238 gene encoding putative inorganic phosphate cotransporter isoform X1 — encoded protein: MGFLALINAYTMRVCLSVAITEMVINTGASNPNDDSCSSVATILPNTTSIDATSDTSSSSSSRSSLPLYDWDEKLQGMILSSFYWGYVLTQVPGGLLAEKFGGKHTLGLGILSTAIFTLLTPIAVARGGPTALIVLRILMGLGEGTTFPSMNHLVAQWAPPSERSKIGSLVFAGTVAGTVTGNALSGILIHSYGWTSVFYFFGSLGVIWFTVFSLVCYSSPYEHPFISAKEKKYLTDSMSVHTHRNIPPTPWKHIFKSIPLWALTVAFVGQDWGTFTLTSDLPKYMHSVLKFSVKANGILSALPSLFMWLVSMLSSWIADWMINRDFMSRTNVRRMFTTVGFMGAAIFIISASYAGCNRTLVVILFVIAMATNGTVYPGMKVNALDLSPNYSGTILALANGIGALSGIATPYVVGVLTPDQTAEEWRIVFWIVFVFYAITNLIYLLYASGDVQKWNDPDFLIKSKLDQESNKGCNNANNKQTPISNYQLRRLSVH
- the LOC110117238 gene encoding putative inorganic phosphate cotransporter isoform X2, translating into MILSSFYWGYVLTQVPGGLLAEKFGGKHTLGLGILSTAIFTLLTPIAVARGGPTALIVLRILMGLGEGTTFPSMNHLVAQWAPPSERSKIGSLVFAGTVAGTVTGNALSGILIHSYGWTSVFYFFGSLGVIWFTVFSLVCYSSPYEHPFISAKEKKYLTDSMSVHTHRNIPPTPWKHIFKSIPLWALTVAFVGQDWGTFTLTSDLPKYMHSVLKFSVKANGILSALPSLFMWLVSMLSSWIADWMINRDFMSRTNVRRMFTTVGFMGAAIFIISASYAGCNRTLVVILFVIAMATNGTVYPGMKVNALDLSPNYSGTILALANGIGALSGIATPYVVGVLTPDQTAEEWRIVFWIVFVFYAITNLIYLLYASGDVQKWNDPDFLIKSKLDQESNKGCNNANNKQTPISNYQLRRLSVH